A part of Pseudoalteromonas arctica A 37-1-2 genomic DNA contains:
- a CDS encoding diacylglycerol kinase: protein MKDVLKPNGLGLKRVFKATYCSYLGFKAAFKEEAAFRQELLLSLILFPTSFWLASSLLHWAILISSLLIILIVELLNSAIEALTDRVSTELHVLSGRAKDMGSAAVTLSLTIVLIIWGVSLYMKIV from the coding sequence ATGAAAGATGTATTAAAACCAAATGGCTTAGGCCTCAAACGCGTTTTCAAAGCAACCTATTGCTCCTATCTTGGCTTTAAAGCAGCATTTAAAGAAGAAGCTGCATTTAGACAAGAGCTATTACTAAGCCTTATATTATTCCCCACTTCATTTTGGCTTGCTTCATCATTATTACACTGGGCAATACTAATTAGCTCACTGCTTATTATTCTAATAGTTGAATTGCTAAACTCTGCCATTGAAGCATTAACAGATCGAGTAAGTACAGAATTGCATGTATTGTCAGGTAGAGCCAAAGATATGGGATCTGCAGCCGTAACACTTTCATTAACGATCGTATTGATCATATGGGGTGTAAGTCTTTATATGAAGATCGTTTAA